The Paracoccus sp. TOH sequence CACCTCGTCCGAGATCAGCGGGATGCCGTGTTTTCTCAGGATCGGCTGGATGGCCTGGAAATAGCCGCGCGCCGGGGGAATGACGCCGCCGGCGCCCATCACCGGCTCGGCGAAGAAGCCGGCGATGGTGTCGGCGCCCTCGCGGGCGATGGTGTCCTCGAGCTCGCGCGCCAGGCGGGCGACGAACTGCGCTTCGGTCTCGCCCGCTTCGCCAAAGCGCCAGTAATGCGGGCAGGTCAGGTGGATGAAACCGGGCAGCGGCAGGCCGAACACCTCGTTATAGGGCTTGCCCGTCATGCTGGCCGAGACGGCGGTGACGCCGTGATAGGCGTTCCAGCGCGTCAGGATCTTGCGGCGCTGCGGCTTGCCTTCGGCCCGGTGCAGGAACCACAGCATCTTGACCATGGTGTCGTTCGCCTCGGAGCCGGAATTGGTGTAGAACACCTTGCCCGAGGCGAAGGGCGAGACCTCGACCAGCTTTTCCGACAGCATCACCGTCTGGTCGGACATGCGGCCGAAAAAAGCATGATAGCCGGGGAAACGCTCGTACTGCGCCTTGGCGGCCTCGATCAGCCCGCGATGGTCGAAGCCCGCCACCATGTTCCACAGGCCGGAATTGGCGTCCAGGTAGCGCCTGCCATGCACGTCGAAGACATAGGGCCCCTCGCCATGCGTCACCACGACCGTGCCCCGCTGGTGCACCGAGGGCATGTCGGTAAAGCCGTAGAGCGAATATTCCTCGGCCCGGGCTTCCCAGCTTTGCGGTTGGTTCATTGCCGCCTCCATGATCATCCTTGCGGTCGAGGCTAGCCGGCCACCCCGGCCCGTTCAATGGGGCCCCGCGCCGCGGGGGAAGGGGTCCAGACCTTCCGCCCGGTTGCCGCATCCGGGGACGGGGCGCAATATGGTCGGGACGAACCCCGCCAAGGAGGATGCCATGCGCAAGCCGCTTCTGGCCCTGTCGCTGCTTTCGCTGCTTTCGCTGCTTGCGCCGCTGCCGACGCTGGCCGAGGGGCTGATGATCGCGCCGGTGAAATTGCTCGACACCTCGCACGAGGCCCGGGACCAAAGCGCGGATCACGACCGCCGGCAGGCGCTGCTGGCCTCGGTGCTGGCCGAGGAGATGGCGGGCACGCCGGTCGCCCCCGGCGAGGTGGCCGCGGCATGCCCGCGCGAGACCGCGGATTGCCTGGTCACGCTGCTGCGCGACCAGGGCGGCGATCGCGGGCTGTTCGTGGTGGTGCAGAAATCCAGCACGCTGATCCTGCAGATCTTCGCCTCGCTGGTGGACCTGAAGGACGAGAGGCTGATCCTGCACAAGGAACTGAACTTCCGCGGCGACAATGATGAGGCGTGGCGCCGCGCCGGCCGGTTCCTGGCGCGTCAGCTGCGCGAGGCGGGCTAAGGCTGAGGCGCAACCAGGCCGATCTCGCGCAGGGCGGCCTCGATGGCGGCGGGGCCGGTGCGGCGCATCTCGGCCAGCAGCGCGTCGAAATCCCGGCGCAGCCGGGCCTTTTCCTCGCCCCGGCAATCGTTCCAGGGCCGGCCCTGCAGCGCCATGTGCAAGACGTAATAGCCGATGAAATGCGGTCGTTCCCCGGCCAGCAACAGGGCGCGATAGGCCGCGTGCGCGCCCATGGCCCGCAGCGCCCGCGCATCCGCGACCCCGGCCGCGACCAGCGCCCGGGCGGTGGCGGGGCCGATATTCGGCAGTTCGGTCAGGTCGGTCATTCCTTGCGCCCCGCTTTCCAAAGCCCCTGTCTTGCTGTATCAGCGCCGCAACTCCAAGGACAGCACGGCATGACGGACCAAGCCAATACCCCGGCGGCGAAGAAGCTTTTCATCAAGACCTATGGCTGCCAGATGAACGTCTATGACAGCCAGCGCATGGCCGAGGCCATGGGCGCCGAGGGCTATGTCCTGACCGAGAACCAGGCCGAGGCGGACATGGTGCTGCTGAACACCTGCCATATTCGCGAAAAGGCCGCCGAGAAGCTGTATTCCGACCTCGGCCGGCTGAAGCCCTTGAAGGCCGAGCGGCCGGACCTGAAGATCGGCGTCGCCGGCTGCGTGGCCCAGGCCGAGGGCGCCGAGATCCAGCGCCGCATGCCCATCGTTGATCTGGTGGTCGGCCCGCAGGCTTATCACCGCCTGCCGGCCATGGCCCGCGCCGGGCGCGGCGTCGATACCGAATTCCCGGCCGAGGACAAGTTCGAGCACCTGCCGAAACCCGCCGCCACTCGCCGCGCCCCCGCCGCCTTCCTGACCGTGCAGGAGGGCTGCGACAAGTTCTGCGCCTTCTGCGTGGTGCCCTATACGCGCGGGGCCGAAGTCTCGCGCCCGGTGTCGCGCATCCTCTCCGAGGCGCGCGATCTCGTCGCCCGCGGCGTGCGCGAGATCACGCTGCTGGGCCAGAACGTCAATGGCTGGCACGGCGAGGGGCCCGAAGGGGCCGAATGGGGCTTCGGCCGGCTGATCCGGGCGATTGCGGAAATCGACGGGCTGGACCGCATCCGCTATACCACCAGCCACCCGAACGACATGTCGGGCGACCTGATCGCGGCGCATCGCGACGAGCCGAAGCTGATGCCCTATCTGCACCTGCCGGTGCAGTCGGGCAGCGACCGCATCCTCAAGGCGATGAACCGCAAGCATACGGTGGACCAGTATCTGCGGCTGATCGACCGCATCCGCGAGGCGCGGCCCGACATCATGCTGACCAGCGATTTCATCGTCGGCTTCCCCGGCGAGACCGAGCAGGACCACCGCGACACCTTGTCGCTGGTGCGGGCGGTGAATTTCGGCACCGCCTTCAGCTTCAAGTATTCGCCGCGCCCCGGCACCCCGGCCTATGAGCGGCCCGAGATCGACGGCGACACCGCCGATGCCCGCCTGCACGAGCTGCAGGCGCTGCTGACCAGCCAGCAGAAGGCGGCGCAGCAGGGCATGGTCGGGCGCGAGCTGGGCGTGCTGTTTGAGAAGCCCGGCCGGCTGCCCGGCCAGATGGTGGGCAAGTCGGACTATCTGCACGCGGTCTTCGTCGAGGCGCCGCAGGCCGCGGTCGGCGATCTGGTCCGGGTGCGCATCACCCACAGCGCCCCGAATTCGCTGGCGGGCGAGCTGGTGGCCTGACCCCCCGCCCCAAGGGGCGGTTGCGGGGATGGGCCGGGGGCTATTTCGCGCCCAGCCGCTCCAGTTCCGGGAACTCGTGCCAGGGCACGTCGCTGCGGTTGCAGATCGGATGATCCAGCGTCCCGCCGGCCGGCTTGCCGTCGCGCAGCGGGATGCCGATATTGTGCACGCCGGTATAGATGCCCGAGACGTTCTTGCTGTCCGCCCGGACGCAGACCCCTTGCACGCCGTCGCCGAAGCTCGCCACGTTCGAGATCTCGGCATTGCGGATCGAGGCCGGGTCATAGGCCAGCCGGGCGGCGCCAGCGGCCAGTTCGGCCCGCAGCGCCGCGCTGGGCGGGGTCGAGCGGGCGATGATTTCGCCGTATTCGTCGCGGACGCCGCAGGCGGCCAGCAGCAAGAGGCTGCCCGCAAAGATCAAGCCGAGTTTCATGTCATGCCCCTTGGTCGAATGCCGTCTTTGGTAGCGAGGCTAACGGTGCCGCACCGCGAAGGAAAGACCAAGCTTTCCGGCCGGCGCGCGGCCCTGGGGCAGATTCTTCGCCCCGGCATCTTGACGACGGGATGGGCAGGGGCCATGCCGCTGGCATGGGACTCGTCATCGATATTCCGGCCATCGCGGCCAATTGGAAGGCGCTTGCGGCCAGGGCCCCCGGCGCGCGGGCGGCGGCGGTCGTCAAGGCCGATGCCTATGGTCTGGGCGCGGCGCGCGTCGCGCCCGCGCTCTACGAGGCGGGGGCGCGGGATTTCTTCGTCGCCCTGGCGGCCGAGGGGCGGGCGATCCGGCCGCTGCTGCCCGAGGACGCGCGCGTCTTCGTGCTGTCGGGCCATATGGAGGGCGAGGATCTGGCCGGGCTGATTCCGCTGCTGAACAGTCCCGAGCAATTCTTCCGCGACCGGGCGCTGCGGCCGCGCGGGCCGTTCGGCATCCAGCTTGACAGCGGCATGAACCGGCTGGGCTTCGAGCCCGGCGAATGGGCCGCCGTGCGGGCCGAGGCGCTGGCCGCCGGGCCGCAGCTGGTCATGTCGCATCTGGCCTGCGCCGACGAGCCGGACCATCCGGCCAATGCCCAGCAGCTTGCCGCCTTCCGGGCGATGACCGAGGGCGTGACCGCGCCGCGCTCGCTGGCGGCGACCGGCGGCATCCTGCTGGGGCCGGATTATCATTTCGATCTGGTGCGCCCCGGCATCGGCCTTTACGGCGGCGAGCCCTTCGCCGAGGCCCGGCCGGTGGTGACGCTGTCGCTGCCGGTGATCCAGACGCGCGAGGTGAAGCCCGGCGAATCCGTGGGCTACGGCTACAGCTGGACCGCCGGGCGTCCGGCCCGCGTCGCCACCGTGGCGGCGGGCTATGCCGACGGTCTGGCGCGGGCGCTGGCGCGCGAGGGCCGGCTGCGCCTCTGGGCGGGCGGACGGGCCTGCCCGGTGATCGGCCGCATCTCGATGGACCTGATCACCGTGGATGTGACCGATCTGCCCGACGTTCCCCCGGCGCTGGAGATCCTGAACGCCCGGCAGGGGGTCGACGACCTGGCGGCGCTGGCCGGCACCATCGGCTACGAGATCCTGACCTTGCTGGGCCGGCGCTACGAGCGTCGCTGGCTGTGAACCCGGTCCGGCTGATCGGGCGGGCGGCCATCGGCCTGACCCGCGCGACCGGGCGGGTGACGCTGTTCGCCGGCCGTGGCCTGGCGCGGCTGGGTCAGCACCCTTCGGAACTGGCGCGGCAGATCCTGCATATCGGCTGGCTGTCCTTGCCGGTGGTGGGGCTGACGGCGCTGTTCACCGGGGCGGCGCTGGCCTTGCAGATCCATTCCGGCGGCCAGCGCTTCCAGGCCGGCGACGTGGTGCCGGCCATCGTCGCCATCGGCATGGCGCGCGAGCTTGGCCCGGTGCTGGGCGGGCTGATGGTCGCCGCCCGCGTCGCCTCGGCCATCGCAGCCGAGCTTGGCACCATGCGCGTGACCGAGCAGATCGACGCCCTGGTGACGCTTTCGACCGATCCGGTCGGTTGGCTGGTCTCGCCCCGGCTTTGGGCGGCGATCCTGTGCCTGCCGGTGCTGGTGGGCGTGGGCGACGTGATCGGCATCATGGGCGGCTGGCTGATCGGCGTGCAGGCGCTGGGATTCAATTCGGCCACCTACCTGTCGAATTCCTGGGCCTATCTGGAAAGCTGGGACGTGGTCTCGGGCCTGCTCAAGGGCACGGTCTTCGGCCTGATCGTGGCGCTGTCGGGCTGCTGGTTCGGCATGACCGCCGGCGGCGGCGCGGCCGGGGTGGGGCGGGCGACGACCAATGCCGTGGTCGCGGCCTCGGTCGGCATCCTGGCCGCCAATTTCGCCCTGACCGGGCTGTTCTTCTGATGCTGGCGGTGCGCGGCCTGTCCAAGAGTTTCGGCGCCAAGCCGGTGCTCGATGGCGTCGACCTGGACCTGGCCGAGGGCGAGAGCCTGGTGGTGATCGGCGGCTCGGGCACCGGCAAGTCGGTGCTTTTGCGCTGCATCCTAGGGCTCGAGACGCCGGATGCCGGCACGATCCTGTGGCAGGGCCGGCCGCTGGCCGGGCAGCGGCGCGCCTTCATGGATCATTTCGGCATGCTGTTCCAGAACGCGGCGCTGTTCGACAGCCTGCCGATCTGGCGCAATGTCGCCTTTCGCCTGCTGCGGTCGATGCCGAAGACCCGCGCCCGCGCCATCGCCGTCGAAAAGCTGGCCCGCGTCGGCCTTGGCCCCGAGGTGGCGGATCTTTACCCGGCGGAACTCTCGGGCGGGATGCGCAAGCGCGCCGGCCTGGCCCGCGCCATCGCCGCCGACCCGCGGGTGATCTTCTTCGACGAGCCGACGACCGGGCTGGACCCGATCCGCGCCGCGGCGATCAACGCGCTGATCCGCGGCATCGTGGACGAGACCGGCGCCACCGCCATCACCATCACCCATGACATGTCATCGGTGCGCGCCATCGCCGACCGGGTGGCGCTGCTGGATCGCGGGCGGCTGCGCTGGCAGGGGCCGGTGGCCGGGATGGACGCGGCCGAGGACGACTATCTGCGCGATTTCATCGCCGGCCGCGCCCGGCCCATGGCGCGCGGGCCCGGCGCATGACGGCCGTTTTTCCGCCGACAGCTTGGCAAAACCGCAACAGCCGGTCTGCCCCCCTTGTGCGAATCCCGCGCAGTTGCAACCATGGGTTACCGAAAATCCGAACCCGGAGTGAAATTTGGGTCTGACCCCCACGCCCCCCGAGACCGCGACCCCCGGCGAAACCCTGCTGGAATTCCATGACAACAGGCTGCTGATCGACCTTTGCGGCCCGCATGACCGTCACCTCGCCCGGATCGAGGAGGCGCTGAAGGTGCATATCCTGCGACGCGGCAACCTGTTGTCGGTCGTCGGCCCGGTCGATGCCCAGGCCGAGGCGGCGCAGGTGCTGCGCGCGCTTTACGCCAGGCTGGAACAGGGCCGCCCGGTCGAGATGGCCGAGGTCGAGGCGGCGCTGCGCATGGGCGCCGAGACGGTGGCCGACGGCCCCAGCCCGGCCGAGCAGCTGGAAATGTTCCAGACCGGCCCGATCGAGCTGCGCACCCGCAAGAAGACCGTCGAGCCGCGCACCGAGGCGCAAAAGGATTATGTCCGGGCGCTGTTCGCCAACGAACTGGCCTTCGGCATCGGCCCGGCCGGCACCGGCAAGACCTATCTGGCGGTGGCGGTGGGCGTCACCATGCTGATCGGCGGCCATGTCGACAAGATCATCCTGTCGCGCCCGGCCGTCGAGGCCGGCGAGCGGTTGGGCTTCCTGCCCGGCGACATGAAGGAGAAGGTCGATCCTTACATGCAGCCGCTCTACGACGCGCTGAACGACTTCCTGCCCAGCAAGCAGATGCAGAAGCTGATGGAGGAAAAGCGCATCGAGATCGCGCCTCTGGCCTTCATGCGCGGCCGCACCCTGGCCAATGCCTTCGTGGTACTGGACGAGGCGCAGAACGCCACCACCATGCAGATGAAGATGTTCCTGACCCGTCTGGGCGAAGGCTCGCGCATGGTCATCACCGGCGACCGCACCCAGATCGACCTGCCGCGCGGCGTGCATTCCGGCCTGACCGACGCCGAGAAGATCCTCAAGGACATCAAGGGCATCAGCTTCAGCTACTTCACCGCCAAGGACGTGGTGCGCCACCATCTGGTCGCCCGCATCATCGAGGCTTACGATTCCGAGGCCGAAGCGGCGCTGGCGCGCGGCGAAGTCTTCGACGAGCGCGGCCAGCGCATCCCGCGCCGCGAGCCGCGGCTGGCAAGCGGGGGGCCGGGCGATGCCTGACAGCCGGGGCGCCGCCGAGGAGGCGCTGGAGATCGTCGATATCGTGCTGGAGGATGACCGCTGGGAGGATGCGGGCCTGCCCGCCATGGCCGAGCGCGCCGCCCGCGCCGTGGGCGAATGGCTGGACCTGGGCGAGTTCCAGGTGGTGGTCATGGGCTGCGACGATGATCGGATCGCGACACTGAACGCCGAGTTCCGCGGCAAGCCCAAGCCGACCAACGTGCTAAGCTGGCCGGCGGTGGAATTCGACCCCCGGCCGCCGGGCACGCGTCCGGACCTGCCGGGCATCGAGGAACTGGGCGACATCGCCATCTCCTACGACACCTGCCAGCGCGAGGCCGAGGCGCAGGGCAAGCCCTTTGCCGACCACGCCACGCATCTTCTGGTCCATGCCATTCTGCATCTGGCAGGCTATGACCATATAGACGACCAGGACGCAGAAACCATGGAGGATGCCGAGCGTTCGATCCTTGGCAAGCTGGGCATCCCCGACCCCTATCTGGAACATGAGACATGAGTAACGACCGAAGTCCCGACACGCCGGTTTCCGCCGACCCCGCCTCATGGGCGGATGGCATAGGCGGGGACGGGCGTGACCTGCCGCTATCGCGCGGCTTTCTCGGGCGCATCCTGGGCGCCTTTGCCGCCGGGGACGAGGCCGATACCGCCGCCGAGCGCCAGGAAAAGGCCCCGGCCATGGCGCCGGCCGGGGTTCCGGGCATGGTCAATCTGCGCCGGATGCGGGTCGATGACGTGGCCATCCCCAAGGCCGAAATCGCCGCCGCCCCGGTGAACGCCACCCTGCCCGAACTGGTCGAGATGTTCCGCGAGCATGGCTTTTCCCGCATCCCGGTGTTCCGTGGCACGCTGGACAGTCCGTTGGGGCTGATCCATCTGAAGGATCTGGCGCTGAAATACGGCTTCGGCGCCCAGGTTCCGGTGAAGTTCGCGCTGCGCCCGATGCTGCGGCCGCTGCTTTACGTCCCGCCCTCGATGCCCATCGGCGTGCTGCTGCAGCAGATGCAGCAGAAACGCACCCATATGGCGCTGGTGATCGACGAATATGGCGGCGTGGACGGGCTGGTGACCATCGAAGACCTGATCGAGCAGGTCATCGGTGAGATCGAGGACGAGCATGACGAGATCGAGGGCGGGCTCTGCATCGCCGAAAAGCCCGGCCAATGGTTGATCCAGGCCCGCGCCCCGCTGGAGGATGTCGAGGCCGAGACCGGCCTGCGCCTTGCCTCGGACGAGGAGGAGGACGAGATCGACACGCTGGGCGGGCTGATCTTCATGCTGACCGGCCGGGTGCCGGTGCGCGGCGAGGTGATCCCGCATGAAAGCGGCGCCGAGTTCGAAATCGTCGACGCCGATCCGCGCCGCATCAAGCGCGTGCGGCTGCGGCTGACGCGGGCGACGGCCACGCCGCTGCCGGGGGCCGCGGATTAAAGCGCGGCGAAGGCCGGGGCATGGGCGATGCGGCTGCCGGCGGGCAGCTGCGGCCCCAGCGCCATCAGATGCGGCCCGGCATAGGGCGAATCCAGTTCGGCCGGCGTGAAGCCGAAGCGGCCGTAATAGCCCGGATCGCCCAGGACGACGATGGCATGGTCGTCGAATGCGGCAAGCGCGGCCCGGACCAGCGCCTCGCCGATCCCGCGCGATTGCACGGCGGGATGCACGGCCAGCGGCGCCAGCGCCAAGGCCGGCGTTTCGGCCTGAAGCGGCGACAGGGCGACATGGCCGATGACGGTGCCTTCCGCCTCGGCGACCAGCGACAGGGCAAGGCTGTCCTCGGCCCGCAGCGCCTCGACCAGGCGCGCTTCGGTCTCGCCGTCGAAGGCGCGGGTCAGCAGCGCGGCGATGGCGGCGCGGTCATGTGACCCCTCGGCGCGAATGCGGGGCGCGGGCTCGGCGCGGGTGAAGTCGCGTTCGATGCCGTGGCTTTCCCGCCCCCAGCGGCTGTCGCGCAGCCGGTCGCGATGCGCCTGAAACGCGGTATCGTCGGCATATAGCTCGTTCAACTCCCAGACCAGCGGATCGTCGGCCTGGGCAAGGTCGAAGCGCAGATTGCCGGGTTCGGCCCGGCTCAGCTCGACATGTTCGGTCAGCAGGTCCAGGGCCAGAAGCATCTGCGCGGCGTCCTTGCAGATCAACCGGCCGGAAAGCGAGACCAGCGGCTGTTCCAGCCGGATCTTCTCGCCGCCCCGGGCGATCGGGGGGGCGTGATTGTGGTTATGTCCGCAGGCGCAACTCATGGCGAATTCCTTGGTTTCTATCACTTGGGGCAGCGACGGACGGTCCGGTTGCGGAGACGCCAGCGCCAAGGCGCCGCATCCCGTTCCCAAAACCCGTTCGCTGCGATGACCCTATCGGGCGGCATCGGGCGGGTTTTGTCAATTTGTGCGGCACATTTTGTTGCGATTGCGGCGTCGGACCCGCCCAGCACCCGATCACTTGCCGATTCGCCATGTCAATCAGCGAGCTTGGGCGATCTGCTGCCCGAGCTGGTCTTTGCCAAAGACCGGCGCGCGCTTCGTTGACTTATCCATATGCTGACCAAGACGATCACCGCGCCGATGAATTGCAGCGAGGCCAAGGCCTGGCCAAGAACCGCCCAGCCGAGCAGTATGGCGGTAAGCGGGCTCAGGAAGCCCAGAGACGACACAGCGGTCGTGTCGAGTCTTGCAACGCCGCGAAACCACAGGACGTAGGTGAGCGCGGTGAAGACCACGAGATAGGCGCTTCCAATCGCATTGGCCATCGTGAAAGCCGGCATCGGCGGGGCCGTCAGCAGCACCACCGGCATCAGCAACAAGCCGCCCGCCGAAAGCTGCCATGCGGTGAGTGTCAGCGCCGAGACCGGCGGTTGCCATTTGCGCGTGAGGACGGTTCCGAAAGCCATGGAGAAGGCACCGGCGACCGCCGCGGCAATTCCCATCGGGTCGAGAGCCGCTTCGCTGCGCAGTACAAGGAGTGCGACGCCGGCAATGCCGGCGACGGCCGCTGTTATCGCGAGAGGCCTTATCCGCGTGCCCAATATGGCGGCGGCGACGAAGATCACGATCAGCGGCTGAACCGCCCCGACTGTCGCGGCGATTCCCCCAGGCAAGCGATAGGCTGCGACAAAGAGCAGAGCCCAGAAGATTGAAAAGTTGAGCGCGCCAAGGACGAATGAACGCAAAAGCCAGATTCCGGCTGGCAATTGCCGCACGACAAGAAGAAGCAGCACCCCTGCAGGCAATGCGCGGATCGCAGCGACCGCCAGCGGAGACATGTCTGGCAGCAGTTCTGTCGCCACGATGTAGGTACTGCCCCACACGGCCGGCGCAGTTGCGGTCAGGAAAACATCCGAAGTCTTTGTCATGGCTGGACCCTTGGCCATACGCCTAAACAGTGGTGACGAAGCGCGCGACGGGCATGCGCGGTTTCTGGGGCTAGTTCTCCCGGGTGCCGTGTCCGATGGCGACCAAGAGCAACGGGGTCTCCCCTTCCTCGAGCATGAAGGCGCGCGCCAACCGTTCGGCGTCGAATCCTCCCATGGCATGAGGCGAGGCCGTATGCTTCAGCCGCAAAGATCAGAAAGGCCGCGCCAAGTGTCGCCGAGCGGATCGCTTCATCGCGCTGCATCATGGCATTGCCGTCATAGGATTGTTTGACCGCTGCGATCCAGTTTTCGACGACGGATGACGGCAGGAAACCGGCTTCGACGGCAGGCAGCAAACGCTCGCCAAGTTCCCGATGCGACGGGGCCTGCCCACAGATGATGAAGGTTACGGCGGATTCCTCAATCTTGGCCTGACCGAACGCCACCGCCTTCAGCCGTGCTTTCGCCGCGGCCGACCGGACCGCGATCATCCGCCAGTTCTGCAGGTTGTAGGCAGTAGGCGCGCGGGTCGCGAGTTCCGCAAGGTCGTGGATCTGCTTGTCGGAGACGTTGCCGTCCGGGGCGAAGCGACCAGCGGAAACGCGACGGGTGATGGCGGCGATGACGGCGTCGTTCATATCGGTCCTTTCTGCAGCCGATTTCCTTACGCCTTCGTTAGGATGTTTCTGAAAAGTTGATAATCTTCTATCCAGTTTGGATACTGTATACTTATGGTGCATAATAATGGATCACATGGTTGCCCTGCACGTGTTCCGCGCCGTCGTGGAACATGCTTCCTTCGCCGAGGCCGCCCGTCGCATGGGCTTGTCCCCGGCGGCCGTCAGCAAGAATGTCAGGGAGCTGGAAGAACACCTGAAGATCAGGCTCATCAACCGCACCACGCGCAGCATGAGCCTAACCGAGGCCGGTCAGCGGTATTTCGAGCAGGTCGCGCGTATTCTCGACGACCTCGCCGAAGCGGACCAATCGCTTGGGCCGCTGCAGCGCAAGCCCAGCGGATTGCTTCGCGTCAGCGCACCGCTGACGTTCACTCTCACTCGGCTCTCGGCAGGGATCATAGGCTTCCTGAGGGAATACCCCGATCTCGTTCTGGATCTTCAACTCGACGATCGGCGCGTCGATGTCGTGAAGGAGGGGTTCGATCTGGCCATTCGCGGCAGCGATCGTCTTGAGGATTCCAGCCTTGTCGCCAGGAAACTCATGACACTCCATCACGTCGTCTGCGCATCGCCCGATTACTTCGAGCGCCACGGCAAGCCGCTTGTGCCGCAGGATTTGAAAGCACATGACCCGACATTCCCCAAGTGGCCTGCCGCTTGACTTCAAGATCGCCTGATTTTGCTCGCTGGGCAAGCGTTTTTCGCCCCGAGCGGTGTCTGTCGTCGCGCAAACGGCCGAAGTCGGGTGGATCAAGCCTCGAACCCGCAGCATTCTGGCCCGGCAGAGCCGCTTTTCCGCGCGGCAGACGGACCTGTCCTGCCGCTTTCGTTCAGCTTGGGCATGGATCGTGGTCATGCGCATGACGGAGGCGTTCGAAGACGGCGGATGGCGGCAAGGACGGCCCGCACCATCGGGCCGGTGACGGCGACCTCGGCCAACTGGAAGGTAATGGCGCGGGCGTGGCGGACGACGCGGGCGCCGATCTTGATCAGCTTGAGTTGCAGGCTGGTCAACGACCAGTCCGCCATGGCCTCGGGCAGTTCGATGCAGCGCAGGAAGGTTGCCAGGTTGTAGGCCAGCGCGTGCAGTTGCAGCCGCACCTCGTTGTGCCGGAACTTCCGGCATGACAGCCGCGTCCAGCGAAAGGCATATTTGCCTTCCTTGATGTGCTGCTCTGCGGTGCCGCGCTGGTTGTAGAACCTCACCACCCAGTCTGGCTCCATCGGCAGGTTGGTGACGATGAAGCCGACTTTGGGGAACAGCTCGCCCGGATGCCATTCGATCTTGGCGATGACGCGGCGCGGCTTGTCCCAGGACGCCGCCTGATACTCGAAGTCCTCGAAGAACCGTTTGACCTTGGTCAGCGAAGGCCGTCCCACGGGCCGTGTCAGCCGATGCGCGATCTTCTCGCGCAAGACGGCGTTGGCGGGCAGACGGATGGCGTAGAAGAACCTGGCTTCTTCCAGCCGCATATAGATCGCGGGGATCGCGTAGGCAGCGTCGGCCCGGAAGAAGCGTCCACCAAGGTCGCGGCCAGCATATCGGGCAATGACGGGATCAAGGACATCCCGCCAGCCATCGGCGCTGTGGACATTGCCGTTACGCAGGGCGCAGCGCTCCAGCATGCCAAACTGGTTGAACAAGAAGATGGGGTGATAGCAGGTGCAGTCGAAATGCCCGTT is a genomic window containing:
- a CDS encoding aminotransferase, giving the protein MNQPQSWEARAEEYSLYGFTDMPSVHQRGTVVVTHGEGPYVFDVHGRRYLDANSGLWNMVAGFDHRGLIEAAKAQYERFPGYHAFFGRMSDQTVMLSEKLVEVSPFASGKVFYTNSGSEANDTMVKMLWFLHRAEGKPQRRKILTRWNAYHGVTAVSASMTGKPYNEVFGLPLPGFIHLTCPHYWRFGEAGETEAQFVARLARELEDTIAREGADTIAGFFAEPVMGAGGVIPPARGYFQAIQPILRKHGIPLISDEVICGFGRTGQTWGCETYDFIPDAIISSKNLTAGFFPMGAVILGPDLAGRVEAAVEAIEEFPHGFTASGHPVGCAIALKAIDVVMNEGLAENVNRLAPRFEENLRRLAEKPNIGEYRGVGFMWALEAVRDKPTKTPFDAKLSVSERIANTCTDLGLICRPLGQSVVLCPPFILTEAQMDEMFGKLEQALDKVFAEVA
- a CDS encoding DUF2380 domain-containing protein; this translates as MRKPLLALSLLSLLSLLAPLPTLAEGLMIAPVKLLDTSHEARDQSADHDRRQALLASVLAEEMAGTPVAPGEVAAACPRETADCLVTLLRDQGGDRGLFVVVQKSSTLILQIFASLVDLKDERLILHKELNFRGDNDEAWRRAGRFLARQLREAG
- a CDS encoding TfoX/Sxy family protein translates to MTDLTELPNIGPATARALVAAGVADARALRAMGAHAAYRALLLAGERPHFIGYYVLHMALQGRPWNDCRGEEKARLRRDFDALLAEMRRTGPAAIEAALREIGLVAPQP
- the miaB gene encoding tRNA (N6-isopentenyl adenosine(37)-C2)-methylthiotransferase MiaB; the encoded protein is MTDQANTPAAKKLFIKTYGCQMNVYDSQRMAEAMGAEGYVLTENQAEADMVLLNTCHIREKAAEKLYSDLGRLKPLKAERPDLKIGVAGCVAQAEGAEIQRRMPIVDLVVGPQAYHRLPAMARAGRGVDTEFPAEDKFEHLPKPAATRRAPAAFLTVQEGCDKFCAFCVVPYTRGAEVSRPVSRILSEARDLVARGVREITLLGQNVNGWHGEGPEGAEWGFGRLIRAIAEIDGLDRIRYTTSHPNDMSGDLIAAHRDEPKLMPYLHLPVQSGSDRILKAMNRKHTVDQYLRLIDRIREARPDIMLTSDFIVGFPGETEQDHRDTLSLVRAVNFGTAFSFKYSPRPGTPAYERPEIDGDTADARLHELQALLTSQQKAAQQGMVGRELGVLFEKPGRLPGQMVGKSDYLHAVFVEAPQAAVGDLVRVRITHSAPNSLAGELVA
- the alr gene encoding alanine racemase produces the protein MGLVIDIPAIAANWKALAARAPGARAAAVVKADAYGLGAARVAPALYEAGARDFFVALAAEGRAIRPLLPEDARVFVLSGHMEGEDLAGLIPLLNSPEQFFRDRALRPRGPFGIQLDSGMNRLGFEPGEWAAVRAEALAAGPQLVMSHLACADEPDHPANAQQLAAFRAMTEGVTAPRSLAATGGILLGPDYHFDLVRPGIGLYGGEPFAEARPVVTLSLPVIQTREVKPGESVGYGYSWTAGRPARVATVAAGYADGLARALAREGRLRLWAGGRACPVIGRISMDLITVDVTDLPDVPPALEILNARQGVDDLAALAGTIGYEILTLLGRRYERRWL
- a CDS encoding ABC transporter permease — encoded protein: MNPVRLIGRAAIGLTRATGRVTLFAGRGLARLGQHPSELARQILHIGWLSLPVVGLTALFTGAALALQIHSGGQRFQAGDVVPAIVAIGMARELGPVLGGLMVAARVASAIAAELGTMRVTEQIDALVTLSTDPVGWLVSPRLWAAILCLPVLVGVGDVIGIMGGWLIGVQALGFNSATYLSNSWAYLESWDVVSGLLKGTVFGLIVALSGCWFGMTAGGGAAGVGRATTNAVVAASVGILAANFALTGLFF
- a CDS encoding ATP-binding cassette domain-containing protein translates to MLAVRGLSKSFGAKPVLDGVDLDLAEGESLVVIGGSGTGKSVLLRCILGLETPDAGTILWQGRPLAGQRRAFMDHFGMLFQNAALFDSLPIWRNVAFRLLRSMPKTRARAIAVEKLARVGLGPEVADLYPAELSGGMRKRAGLARAIAADPRVIFFDEPTTGLDPIRAAAINALIRGIVDETGATAITITHDMSSVRAIADRVALLDRGRLRWQGPVAGMDAAEDDYLRDFIAGRARPMARGPGA
- a CDS encoding PhoH family protein, producing MGLTPTPPETATPGETLLEFHDNRLLIDLCGPHDRHLARIEEALKVHILRRGNLLSVVGPVDAQAEAAQVLRALYARLEQGRPVEMAEVEAALRMGAETVADGPSPAEQLEMFQTGPIELRTRKKTVEPRTEAQKDYVRALFANELAFGIGPAGTGKTYLAVAVGVTMLIGGHVDKIILSRPAVEAGERLGFLPGDMKEKVDPYMQPLYDALNDFLPSKQMQKLMEEKRIEIAPLAFMRGRTLANAFVVLDEAQNATTMQMKMFLTRLGEGSRMVITGDRTQIDLPRGVHSGLTDAEKILKDIKGISFSYFTAKDVVRHHLVARIIEAYDSEAEAALARGEVFDERGQRIPRREPRLASGGPGDA